Proteins encoded together in one Styela clava chromosome 12, kaStyClav1.hap1.2, whole genome shotgun sequence window:
- the LOC120329357 gene encoding putative ATP-dependent RNA helicase DDX47 — translation MTSEDLQSDAVQSTDTNENEISEFLVNDENVTFQSLGLKDVLCETCQDLKWNTPSKIQQESIPVALDGKDVIGLAETGSGKTGAFCLPILQALLDTPQRLFALVLTPTRELAFQIDEQFKALGSAIGIKSTVVVGGVDMMGQAIMLAKKPHVIIATPGRLVDHLEKTKGFTLRTLKFLVMDEADRILNMDFEAEVDKILKAIPRERQTFLFSATMTKKVKKLQRAALKNPVKCAVNTKYHTVEKLQQYYLFIPAKEKDCYLVTVLNEHAGNSFIVFCSTCANTQRTALLLRNLGFTAIPLHGQLTQPKRLGALHKFKSKSRTILIATDVASRGLDIPHVDVVINFDIPTHSKDYIHRVGRTARAGRAGKAVTFVTQYDVELYQRIEHLIGKKLPLYETREDEVKVLQERVMEAQRMARMEMKESEQNKRSKNGRRRGAVDDDDTEETYAKGDGFIKKFNSKKNVKRWKK, via the exons ATGACGAGTGAAGATTTACAGAGTGACGCTGTTCAATCCACAGACACAAATGAAAATGAGATTTCAGAATTTCTAGTAAATGATGAAAACGTAACATTTCAATCTCTTGGATTAAAAGATGTTCTTTGCGAAACTTGTCAAGACTTAAAATGGAACACACCTTCAAAAATTCAGCAAGAATCTATACCAGTTGCTCTTGATGGTAAAGATGTAATTGGCCTTGCAGAAACTGGCTCAGGAAAAACTGGTGCTTTTTGCTTGCCTATACTGCAG GCTTTACTGGATACACCTCAAAGACTTTTCGCCTTAGTCTTAACACCAACAAGAGAACTGGCATTTCAGATTGATGAGCAATTTAAAGCTCTTGGATCTGCTATTGGCATAAAATCCACTGTCGTTGTTGGAGGAGTGGACATGATGGGTCAAGCCATTATGCTCGCAAAAAAGCCTCATGTTATCATTGCCACACCAG GTCGCCTAGTTGATCATCTTGAAAAAACAAAAGGATTTACATTGCGAACATTAAAATTTTTGGTAATGGATGAAGCAGATAGGATATTGAATATGGATTTTGAAGCAGAAGTTGACAAAATCCTGAAG GCTATTCCTCGGGAAAGACAAACATTTCTATTTTCCGCCACAATGACAAAAAAAGTAAAGAAACTACAAAGAGCTGCGCTAAAGAATCCAGTTAAATGTGCAGTGAATACAAAATATCACACAGTAGAAAAACTGcagcaatattatttatttatacctGCAAAGGAAAAGGACTGTTATCTCGTAACAGTATTAAATGAGCATGCAG GCAATTCATTCATTGTATTCTGTAGTACATGTGCAAACACTCAACGAACTGCTCTTCTTTTACGTAATTTGGGATTTACAGCTATACCATTACATGGACAATTAACACAA ccAAAGCGGCTAGGTGCACTCCACAAATTTAAGAGCAAATCTCGGACAATTCTAATAGCAACAGACGTCGCAAGCCGTGGTCTGGATATTCCTCATGTGGACGTTGTCATTAATTTTGATATTCCCACCCATTCAAAAGACTACATACACAGAGTTGGCAGAACTGCGAGAGCGGGAAGGGCTGGAAAAGCTGTTACATTTGTAACACA GTACGACGTTGAGCTTTACCAAAGAATAGAACATTTGATCGGGAAGAAATTACCCCTATATGAAACGAGAGAAGATGAg GTCAAAGTATTGCAAGAAAGAGTAATGGAGGCCCAGAGGATGGCTAGaatggaaatgaaagaatctgaacaaaataaaaGATCAAAAAATGGCCGAAGAAGAGGTGCAGTTGACGATGATGACACAGAGGAGACTTATGCAAAAGGCGATGgattcattaaaaaatttaacagcaagaaaaatgtcaaaagatgGAAAAAATGA
- the LOC120329389 gene encoding mpv17-like protein 2 yields MRFLMKTLQTVRGAYIGKYSIITNTITAGSLGFLGDAVAQKSERKFSTEREWDKKRTANMALVCTVAGPVMHIWYKFLDGKFPGRSPGIVATKVMIDLLSGPIWYGWFIGGLSTLRGNTLPQTVQEFKDKLPIIIAIDLTLWPIFQGMNFALFPPHYRILVLKCNELVFDVIFSHIANHEYTFSSLITKISKMFQRKSAD; encoded by the coding sequence ATGCGATTTTTAATGAAAACATTACAAACTGTGAGAGGAGCATACATTGGTAAATACTCTATCATAACGAACACAATAACAGCTGGTTCACTAGGATTTCTTGGCGATGCTGTTGCACAAAAAtcagaaagaaaattttcaacagaacGGGAGTGGGACAAAAAAAGAACTGCTAATATGGCTCTTGTGTGTACAGTTGCTGGTCCAGTTATGCACATATGGTACAAATTTTTAGATGGCAAATTCCCTGGAAGATCACCGGGTATCGTTGCAACAAAAGTGATGATTGATCTACTGAGCGGGCCAATTTGGTATGGATGGTTTATTGGAGGACTAAGCACACTTCGTGGAAATACATTGCCACAGACAGTACAAGAGTTCAAAGACAAACTTCCAATTATTATAGCTATAGATTTAACACTGTGGCCAATTTTTCAGGGGATGAATTTTGCATTATTCCCACCTCACTATAGAATATTAGTGTTGAAATGCAATGAACTTGTATTTGATGTAATTTTCTCTCATATTGCTAATCATGAATACACATTTTCATCTCTTATTACAaagatttcaaaaatgtttcaaCGCAAGAGTGCAGATTAA